The Hyphomicrobiales bacterium genome has a window encoding:
- the prmA gene encoding Ribosomal protein L11 methyltransferase, with amino-acid sequence MREGLLPATVATVFELSTSGEKARALTELLGEIFDPTETAISAFEIEQGITTLSLNAPWKVEIYFAQHPDEEAVRDLLRPIVGDLVDATPFTTVNTKDWVATSLDGLKPVRAGRVIVHGAHDRDVVRVNDVAIEIEAALAFGTGHHGTTSGCLLALDAELKKRRPRHGLDVGTGTGILALALAKQIKRRVVAGDIDAVAVEVSAHNARLNHAPNALDLYVAPGLRHAKANRPGRFDLVFANILAGPLRQLAPSIARVLARDGTLILSGLLAMDVAGVVSAYRHHGIYLASQSLREGWATLVMKKGGAAPRPRRPA; translated from the coding sequence ATGCGCGAAGGCCTCCTGCCAGCGACGGTCGCGACCGTCTTTGAACTCTCCACCTCGGGCGAGAAGGCCCGGGCCCTGACCGAGCTGCTCGGCGAGATATTCGACCCGACCGAGACCGCGATCTCGGCCTTCGAGATCGAGCAGGGCATCACCACGCTCTCGCTGAACGCGCCCTGGAAGGTCGAGATCTACTTCGCCCAGCACCCGGACGAGGAGGCAGTGCGCGATCTGCTGCGTCCGATCGTCGGCGACCTCGTCGACGCGACGCCCTTCACCACCGTCAACACGAAAGACTGGGTCGCAACGAGTCTCGACGGGCTCAAGCCCGTGCGTGCCGGCCGCGTCATCGTCCATGGCGCGCATGACCGCGATGTCGTGCGGGTGAACGATGTCGCCATCGAGATCGAGGCGGCACTGGCCTTCGGCACCGGCCATCACGGCACCACCTCGGGCTGCCTGCTGGCGCTGGACGCCGAATTGAAGAAGCGCCGCCCGCGCCACGGGCTCGACGTCGGCACCGGAACGGGCATCCTGGCGCTGGCACTGGCCAAGCAGATCAAGCGCAGGGTCGTCGCCGGCGACATCGACGCGGTAGCAGTCGAGGTTTCCGCTCACAACGCCCGCCTCAATCACGCGCCCAACGCGCTCGACCTCTATGTCGCGCCGGGCCTGCGCCACGCCAAGGCGAACCGCCCCGGCCGTTTCGATCTCGTCTTCGCCAATATCCTGGCGGGGCCGCTGCGGCAGCTTGCGCCCTCGATCGCGCGCGTGCTCGCGCGCGACGGCACGCTGATCCTGTCCGGCCTGCTTGCCATGGACGTTGCCGGGGTGGTCTCGGCCTACCGGCACCACGGCATCTACCTCGCCAGCCAGTCGCTGCGCGAGGGCTGGGCGACACTGGTCATGAAAAAAGGCGGCGCAGCCCCGAGGCCCCGCCGCCCTGCATAA
- a CDS encoding Diguanylate cyclase (GGDEF) domain-containing protein — protein sequence MTSSTRRIILKASLATLLSIAASLGLAVTIVPMLGGVVDGNAWLMCILCPLLIAWPASAWQFRRAQRLRDAHGEIERLHCELSAAHDALVEKARRDSLTGMLNRESFLAELGEAMAEGGPGTLLFIDADHFKQVNDRFGHLVGDAALRTLAKAITDAIGKDGVSGRFGGEEFAVYLPGVVLRDARPTAGRILDAVRRLRIEARGGGVVGLTVSIGAAGQTGASTRDELIAQADEQLYRAKTQGRNRAVFPLDVAAVA from the coding sequence ATGACCTCCTCCACGCGCAGGATCATCCTCAAGGCCAGTCTCGCGACACTGCTGTCGATCGCGGCCTCGCTCGGGCTGGCGGTCACGATCGTGCCGATGCTCGGCGGCGTGGTCGACGGCAATGCCTGGCTGATGTGCATCCTCTGCCCGCTGCTGATCGCCTGGCCGGCGAGCGCCTGGCAGTTCCGGCGGGCGCAGCGCCTGCGCGACGCCCATGGCGAGATCGAGCGGCTGCATTGCGAGCTGTCGGCCGCCCACGACGCGCTTGTCGAAAAGGCCCGCCGCGACAGCCTGACCGGAATGCTGAACCGCGAGAGCTTCCTCGCGGAGCTGGGGGAGGCCATGGCCGAGGGCGGGCCGGGAACGCTGCTCTTCATCGACGCCGACCATTTCAAGCAGGTCAACGATCGCTTTGGCCATCTGGTTGGAGACGCCGCCTTGCGGACGCTGGCGAAGGCGATCACCGATGCAATCGGCAAGGATGGGGTGTCGGGCCGGTTCGGCGGCGAGGAATTCGCCGTCTATCTGCCTGGCGTCGTCCTGCGCGACGCCAGGCCCACGGCAGGGCGCATTCTCGATGCGGTCCGGCGCCTCAGGATCGAGGCGCGCGGCGGCGGGGTGGTCGGCTTGACGGTGAGCATCGGCGCGGCGGGGCAGACCGGCGCCTCGACGCGCGACGAGCTGATCGCCCAGGCCGACGAGCAGCTCTATCGCGCCAAGACGCAAGGGCGGAATCGTGCGGTCTTCCCGCTGGACGTGGCCGCCGTCGCCTGA
- a CDS encoding Transcriptional regulator, HxlR family, producing the protein MRAIRAAMAAMHARSDAIPPVSPAVESLVRQVIAQVADKWTMLVLEALEEHGTLRFTEVGRIVGGISQKMLTKTLREMERDGLVVRTVHPVIPPHVDYTLTELGRELSAAFCGVWTWAETYYAEVSAARKAFREREGGA; encoded by the coding sequence ATGCGAGCGATCCGCGCGGCCATGGCGGCCATGCATGCGCGCAGCGATGCCATCCCGCCGGTCAGCCCGGCGGTGGAGTCGCTGGTGCGGCAGGTCATCGCTCAAGTGGCGGATAAATGGACGATGCTGGTGCTGGAGGCGCTGGAGGAGCACGGCACGCTGCGCTTCACCGAGGTCGGCCGCATCGTCGGCGGCATCAGCCAGAAGATGCTGACCAAGACGCTGCGCGAGATGGAGCGCGACGGGCTGGTCGTCCGCACCGTCCATCCGGTGATCCCGCCCCATGTCGACTACACGCTGACCGAACTCGGGCGTGAGCTCAGCGCCGCCTTTTGCGGCGTCTGGACCTGGGCCGAGACCTATTACGCCGAGGTTTCGGCGGCGCGGAAGGCGTTTCGCGAGCGGGAGGGCGGCGCCTGA
- a CDS encoding hypothetical protein (Evidence 5 : Unknown function), which produces MIATLKHAFNLYVETMKHIVLTWQPPARG; this is translated from the coding sequence ATGATCGCCACCCTCAAGCACGCCTTCAACCTGTACGTCGAGACGATGAAGCACATCGTTTTGACCTGGCAGCCTCCGGCGCGCGGCTGA
- a CDS encoding Histone acetyltransferase HPA2 and related acetyltransferases, whose product MPPQITLTDAEDTALRQVLHNGLRTYNDEKIGLHDSKPLTLRIDDPETGEPIGGLLGRTSLGLLFVDFVYLPESLRGTGIGSRVLAMAEEEGRRRGCSKAVLFTISFQAPEFYKKLGWQVFGEIAPKPPGATRIYLTKDL is encoded by the coding sequence ATGCCTCCCCAGATCACCCTGACCGACGCCGAAGACACCGCTCTTCGCCAAGTGCTCCATAACGGCCTGCGGACCTATAATGACGAGAAGATCGGCCTGCATGACAGCAAGCCGCTGACGCTGAGGATCGACGATCCCGAAACCGGCGAGCCGATCGGCGGGCTGCTCGGGCGCACCTCCCTTGGCCTGCTCTTCGTCGACTTCGTCTATCTGCCGGAAAGCCTGCGCGGCACCGGCATCGGCAGCCGCGTCCTCGCCATGGCGGAAGAGGAAGGCCGGCGGCGCGGCTGCAGCAAGGCCGTGCTCTTCACCATCAGCTTCCAGGCGCCCGAGTTCTACAAGAAGCTCGGATGGCAGGTCTTTGGCGAGATCGCCCCGAAGCCGCCGGGCGCGACCCGGATCTACTTGACCAAGGATTTGTGA
- a CDS encoding putative oxidoreductase (Evidence 3 : Putative function from multiple computational evidences), giving the protein MKISGNTILITGGGSGIGRALAEALHAKGNKVVIAGRREAVLDAVTASNPGIESMLLDIQDEADIAAFARQVVERFPSLNAVINNAGIMKPENVPAADNLAIAEETIATNLLGPIRLTTALLPHLLKQPRATVLTVSSGLAFVPLAVTPTYSATKAAIHSWSIGLREQLKNTPVEVIEIAPPYVQTELLGPHQAVDPAAMPLADFTNEVMTILETQPEATEVIVERCKPLRFAEATGQFGSVFAALNAQHA; this is encoded by the coding sequence ATGAAGATTTCCGGAAACACCATCCTCATCACCGGCGGCGGCTCGGGCATCGGCCGGGCGCTGGCCGAGGCGCTGCACGCCAAGGGCAACAAGGTCGTGATCGCCGGCCGCCGCGAAGCCGTGCTCGACGCCGTCACCGCCAGCAATCCCGGCATTGAGTCGATGCTGCTCGACATCCAGGATGAGGCCGATATCGCGGCCTTCGCCCGGCAGGTGGTCGAGCGCTTCCCGAGCCTGAATGCCGTCATCAACAATGCCGGCATCATGAAGCCGGAAAACGTCCCGGCCGCCGACAATCTCGCCATAGCCGAAGAGACGATCGCGACCAACCTGCTCGGGCCGATCCGCCTGACGACCGCGCTGCTGCCGCATCTCCTCAAGCAGCCGCGCGCCACGGTGCTGACCGTCTCGTCGGGCCTCGCCTTCGTGCCGCTGGCCGTGACCCCGACCTACAGCGCGACCAAGGCCGCGATCCACTCCTGGTCGATCGGGCTGCGCGAGCAATTGAAGAACACGCCGGTCGAGGTCATCGAGATCGCGCCGCCCTATGTCCAGACCGAACTGCTCGGCCCGCATCAGGCGGTCGATCCGGCCGCGATGCCGCTCGCCGATTTCACCAACGAGGTGATGACGATCCTCGAAACGCAGCCGGAGGCCACGGAGGTAATCGTCGAGCGCTGCAAGCCGCTGCGCTTTGCCGAGGCCACTGGCCAGTTCGGCAGCGTCTTCGCCGCGCTGAACGCGCAGCACGCCTGA